One window of the Drosophila gunungcola strain Sukarami chromosome 3L unlocalized genomic scaffold, Dgunungcola_SK_2 000009F, whole genome shotgun sequence genome contains the following:
- the LOC128259669 gene encoding dnaJ homolog subfamily B member 4, producing the protein MGKDYYKILGIERNATSEDVKKGYRRMALRYHPDKNDHPQAEEQFKEVVAAFEVLSDKEKREIYDQFGEDGLRCDDEPATFAQPTSDMLPFMCAVGGTVLFAFAAYKTFQFFTRKKEPAANSDGSSSD; encoded by the coding sequence ATGGGCAAAGATTACTACAAGATTCTGGGCATCGAGAGAAATGCGACTAGCGAAGACGTCAAAAAGGGCTACCGTCGGATGGCGCTCCGATACCATCCGGACAAGAACGACCATCCGCAGGCCGAGGAGCAGTTCAAGGAGGTGGTGGCCGCCTTCGAGGTCCTGTCCGACAAGGAGAAGCGGGAGATCTACGACCAGTTCGGGGAGGATGGTCTGCGGTGCGATGACGAGCCGGCGACCTTCGCCCAGCCCACGTCCGACATGCTGCCGTTCATGTGTGCCGTCGGCGGAACGGTCTTATTTGCATTTGCTGCCTACAAGACCTTCCAGTTCTTCACCCGGAAGAAGGAGCCGGCCGCCAACAGCGATGGGTCGTCCTCGGACTAA
- the LOC128259668 gene encoding male-specific opa-containing protein: MKILQIAVVLLVAVALAGAQDPPPPDLPPPAAPAAKPAPAPAPAPAPAPKAAAPAGGAQNVNHNVIKIG, encoded by the coding sequence ATGAAGATCCTACAGATTGCTGTGGTGCTCCTCGTGGCAGTGGCCCTGGCCGGAGCCCAGGATCCTCCCCCGCCAGATCTGCCACCACCAGCTGCACCAGCAGCAAAACCTGCCCCAGCTCCTGCCCCGGCTCCTGCTCCCGCTCCTAAAGCCGCTGCTCCAGCGGGAGGAGCCCAGAATGTCAATCACAACGTTATTAAAATTGGATAG
- the LOC128259660 gene encoding probable cytochrome P450 313a4 isoform X1 encodes MLTWTLWCGSLFLLCLYFLWSRRRFYLLTRKLPGPLGYPILGMAHMLMNKEDILNGFGRLQDEYGPIIFSWLGPIPFLLVSDPQVVQDIFTSPHCVNKGIIYKAVDDGVGTGLFSMHDPRWSLHRKLLNPAFAHKVLLSFLPIFNRETALLLDELKTLQDDGEKNLVPVLQSFTLGIATQTTMGSDVKSQENLMSKSLLDQYQCILENMTDMCFSPWLNSRFVRQLLGRESHYSQAKTEVRQFTKKLIEKHLSENQKETIDKNIFLNLAADCLRRGVFSWKNVADESNSIVFGAFETTSNAIYYALMLLAMFPNCQERAFEEIKILFPNTGDFEVTYADTQQMVYLDMILNESMRVIPPVPVVSRQTSQDLKLSNGVVIPRGVQIAIDIYHIHRSKEIWGSEAETFNPDHFLPHNIQDKHPYAFIPFTKGIRNCIGWRYALISTKVTLAKLLRNYRFRTSFPFEDLCFVEDIAIKLKTVPLLELQKRI; translated from the exons ATGCTGACCTGGACCCTGTGGTGTGGATCCCTGTTCCTGCTGTGCCTCTACTTTCTGTGGAGCCGGCGCAGGTTTTACCTGCTCACGCGCAAGCTCCCGGGTCCACTTGGATATCCCATTCTGGGCATGGCCCACATGCTGATGAACAAAGAAG ATATCCTCAATGGGTTCGGACGCCTTCAGGACGAGTACGGTCCGATAATATTCTCGTGGCTCGGGCCTATTCCCTTCTTGCTTGTCAGTGATCCCCAGGTTGTGCAGGACATCTTCACATCGCCCCACTGCGTCAACAAGGGTATTATTTATAAGGCTGTGGACGATGGCGTGGGCACTGGACTGTTCAGCATGCATG ATCCCCGTTGGAGCCTCCACCGAAAGCTGTTGAATCCCGCCTTTGCTCACAAGGTTTTACTTAGCTTCCTGCCCATCTTCAATCGAGAAACAGCACTTCTGCTGGATGAACTGAAAACATTGCAGGACGATGGAGAGAAGAATCTTGTTCCAGTGCTGCAGAGCTTCACTCTGGGCATAGCAACCC aaactaCCATGGGCAGTGACGTGAAGAGCCAGGAGAACTTAATGAGCAAATCCCTGCTGGACCAATACCAATG TATTTTGGAAAACATGACAGACATGTGCTTTTCGCCATGGCTAAACAGTCGATTTGTTCGTCAGCTGCTTGGGAGGGAATCCCACTACTCTCAGGCCAAGACGGAAGTTCGCCAGTTTACCAAGAAG CTcattgaaaaacatttatccgaaaaccaaaaagaaacaaTCGATAAGAATATATTTCTGAACCTGGCCGCGGATTGCCTGAGACGGGGAGTGTTCAGTTGGAAAAATGTCGCGGATGAGTCGAATAGCATTGTTTTTGGAGCTTTTGAGACCACTTCAAATGCCATATACTATGCATTGATGTTGCTAGCCATGTTTCCCAATTGTCAGGAAAGGGCATTCGAGGAGATAAAAATCCTGTTTCCCAACACCGGAGACTTTGAGGTGACCTATGCTGACACTCAGCAGATGGTGTACCTGGATATGATACTCAACGAATCAATGAGAGTTATACCCCCAGTTCCAGTTGTATCCCGACAAACGTCGCAGGACCTAAAACTATCCAACGGGGTAGTGATCCCTCGGGGGGTTCAGATCGCCATAGACATTTACCACATCCACCGGAGCAAGGAAATCTGGGGATCAGAAGCTGAAACCTTCAATCCAGATCATTTCTTACCCCACAATATACAAGACAAACACCCTTACGCCTTCATACCCTTCACGAAGGGAATCCGAAATTGCATAG gcTGGAGATATGCCTTGATATCGACTAAAGTTACACTGGCCAAATTATTGCGGAATTATAGGTTTAGGACGAGCTTTCCATTTGAAGATCTTTGTTTTGTTGAAGACATAGCTATAAAGCTTAAAACTGTGCCACTGTTGGAGCTCCAGAagagaatttaa
- the LOC128259660 gene encoding probable cytochrome P450 313a4 isoform X2, with product MCFSPWLNSRFVRQLLGRESHYSQAKTEVRQFTKKLIEKHLSENQKETIDKNIFLNLAADCLRRGVFSWKNVADESNSIVFGAFETTSNAIYYALMLLAMFPNCQERAFEEIKILFPNTGDFEVTYADTQQMVYLDMILNESMRVIPPVPVVSRQTSQDLKLSNGVVIPRGVQIAIDIYHIHRSKEIWGSEAETFNPDHFLPHNIQDKHPYAFIPFTKGIRNCIGWRYALISTKVTLAKLLRNYRFRTSFPFEDLCFVEDIAIKLKTVPLLELQKRI from the exons ATGTGCTTTTCGCCATGGCTAAACAGTCGATTTGTTCGTCAGCTGCTTGGGAGGGAATCCCACTACTCTCAGGCCAAGACGGAAGTTCGCCAGTTTACCAAGAAG CTcattgaaaaacatttatccgaaaaccaaaaagaaacaaTCGATAAGAATATATTTCTGAACCTGGCCGCGGATTGCCTGAGACGGGGAGTGTTCAGTTGGAAAAATGTCGCGGATGAGTCGAATAGCATTGTTTTTGGAGCTTTTGAGACCACTTCAAATGCCATATACTATGCATTGATGTTGCTAGCCATGTTTCCCAATTGTCAGGAAAGGGCATTCGAGGAGATAAAAATCCTGTTTCCCAACACCGGAGACTTTGAGGTGACCTATGCTGACACTCAGCAGATGGTGTACCTGGATATGATACTCAACGAATCAATGAGAGTTATACCCCCAGTTCCAGTTGTATCCCGACAAACGTCGCAGGACCTAAAACTATCCAACGGGGTAGTGATCCCTCGGGGGGTTCAGATCGCCATAGACATTTACCACATCCACCGGAGCAAGGAAATCTGGGGATCAGAAGCTGAAACCTTCAATCCAGATCATTTCTTACCCCACAATATACAAGACAAACACCCTTACGCCTTCATACCCTTCACGAAGGGAATCCGAAATTGCATAG gcTGGAGATATGCCTTGATATCGACTAAAGTTACACTGGCCAAATTATTGCGGAATTATAGGTTTAGGACGAGCTTTCCATTTGAAGATCTTTGTTTTGTTGAAGACATAGCTATAAAGCTTAAAACTGTGCCACTGTTGGAGCTCCAGAagagaatttaa
- the LOC128259662 gene encoding 60S acidic ribosomal protein P0: protein MVRENKAAWKAQYFIKVVELFDEFPKCFIVGADNVGSKQMQNIRTSLRGLAVVLMGKNTMMRKAIRGHLENNPQLEKLLPHIKGNVGFVFTKGDLAEVRDKLLESKVRAPARPGAIAPLHVIIPAQNTGLGPEKTSFFQALSIPTKISKGTIEIINDVPILKPGDKVGASEATLLNMLNISPFSYGLIVSQVYDSGSIFSPEILDIKPEDLRAKFQQGVANLAAVCLSVGYPTIASAPHSIANGFKNLLAIAATTEVEFKEATTIKEYIKDPSKFAAAASASAAPAAGGAADKKEEAKKVESESEEEDDDMGFGLFD, encoded by the exons ATGGTTAGGGAGAACAAGGCAGCATGGAAGGCTCAGTACTTCATCAAGGTTGTG GAACTGTTCGACGAGTTCCCCAAGTGCTTCATCGTGGGCGCCGACAACGTGGGCTCCAAGCAGATGCAGAACATCCGTACCAGCCTGCGTGGACTGGCCGTCGTGCTGATGGGCAAGAACACCATGATGCGCAAGGCCATCCGCGGCCATCTGGAGAACAACCCGCAGCTGGAGAAGCTACTGCCCCACATCAAGGGCAACGTGGGCTTCGTGTTCACCAAGGGCGATCTCGCCGAGGTGCGCGACAAGCTGCTGGAGTCCAAGGTGCGCGCCCCCGCCCGTCCCGGCGCAATTGCCCCGCTGCATGTCATCATCCCGGCCCAGAACACTGGCTTGGGACCCGAGAAGACCAGCTTCTTCCAGGCCCTGTCCATCCCGACCAAGATCTCCAAGGGAACAATTGAAATCATCAACGACGTGCCCATCCTGAAGCCCGGCGACAAGGTCGGCGCCTCCGAGGCCACGCTGCTCAACATGCTGAACATCTCGCCCTTCTCGTACGGCCTGATTGTCAGCCAGGTGTACGACTCCGGCTCCATCTTCTCGCCCGAGATCCTGGACATCAAGCCCGAGGATCTGCGCGCCAAGTTCCAGCAGGGTGTGGCCAACCTGGCCGCCGTCTGTTTGTCCGTGGGCTACCCGACCATCGCCTCGGCCCCGCACAGCATTGCCAACGGTTTCAAGAACCTGCTGGCCATTGCCGCCACCACCGAGGTGGAGTTCAAGGAGGCCACCACCATCAAGGAGTACATCAAGGACCCCAGCAAGtttgccgccgccgcctcggCCTCGGCTGCCCCCGCCGCTGGCGGAGCTGCCGACAAGAAGGAGGAGGCCAAGAAGGTCGAGTCCGagtccgaggaggaggacgatgATATGGGCTTCGGCCTGTTCGACTAG